In Streptomyces ambofaciens ATCC 23877, a single genomic region encodes these proteins:
- the era gene encoding GTPase Era → MSVRTQSSEEPAEAVHRAGFACFVGRPNAGKSTLTNALVGQKVAITSNRPQTTRHTVRGIVHREDAQLILVDTPGLHKPRTLLGERLNDVVRTTWAEVDVIGFCLPANEKLGPGDRFIAKELAAIKKTPKVAIVTKTDLVDSKTLAEQLIAIDQLGQELGITWTEIVPVSATANQQVDLLADLLTPLMPEGPALYPEGDLTDEPEQVMVAELIREAALEGVRDELPHSIAVVVEEMLPREDRPADKPLLDIHANVFIERPSQKGIIIGPKGKRLKDVGIKSRKQIEALLGTPVFLDLHVKVAKDWQRDPKQLRRLGF, encoded by the coding sequence ATGAGCGTTCGTACCCAGTCATCCGAAGAACCGGCCGAGGCTGTTCACCGGGCCGGCTTCGCCTGCTTCGTGGGCCGTCCCAACGCGGGCAAGTCCACCCTCACGAACGCTCTGGTCGGGCAGAAGGTGGCGATCACCTCGAACCGTCCGCAGACCACCCGGCACACCGTGCGGGGCATCGTGCACCGGGAGGACGCCCAGCTCATCCTGGTGGACACCCCGGGCCTGCACAAGCCGCGCACGCTGCTGGGCGAGCGGCTCAACGACGTCGTGCGGACGACGTGGGCCGAGGTGGACGTCATCGGCTTCTGCCTGCCGGCGAACGAGAAGCTGGGCCCCGGTGACCGCTTCATCGCCAAGGAACTGGCGGCGATCAAGAAGACCCCGAAGGTCGCGATCGTCACGAAGACGGACCTGGTGGACTCCAAGACCCTGGCCGAGCAGCTGATCGCCATCGATCAGCTGGGCCAGGAGCTGGGTATCACCTGGACGGAGATCGTCCCGGTCTCGGCGACCGCGAACCAGCAGGTGGACCTGCTCGCGGACCTGCTCACCCCGCTGATGCCCGAGGGCCCCGCGCTCTATCCCGAGGGCGACCTGACCGACGAGCCCGAGCAGGTCATGGTCGCCGAGCTGATCCGGGAGGCCGCGCTGGAGGGCGTGCGGGACGAGCTGCCGCACTCCATCGCGGTGGTCGTGGAGGAGATGCTCCCGCGCGAGGACCGCCCCGCGGACAAGCCGCTCCTGGACATCCACGCCAATGTCTTCATCGAGCGCCCGAGCCAGAAGGGCATCATCATCGGCCCCAAGGGCAAGCGCCTGAAGGACGTCGGCATCAAGTCCCGCAAGCAGATCGAGGCGCTGCTCGGCACCCCTGTCTTCCTGGACCTGCACGTCAAGGTCGCCAAGGACTGGCAGCGCGACCCGAAGCAACTGCGCCGCCTCGGCTTCTGA
- a CDS encoding carbohydrate kinase family protein, whose translation MPADERTHRHVPSGGPHQPQVDPLAALRTPQDPPWDVYLTGTVFLDVVFTGLDSAPVRGTESWARGMGSSPGGIANMATALARLGLRTSLAAAFGDDHYGDYCWDALARGEGVDLSPSRTVPGWHSPVTVSMAYEGERTMVSHGHEPPPEEPSPECPPRARAAVASLTPGVRAPWIAQAAARGTRVFADVGWDDTGAWNLAELPDLAHCEAFLPNAEEAMRYTGADCPRAAAHALTEHVPLAVVTLGADGAYAVDRRTGESAEVPAIEVEALDPTGAGDVFVAGFVTGTLAGWPLADRLAFAGLTAALSVQEFGGSLSAPGWCEIATWWRKVQSVEGQDPTALRRYAFLADLVPDDLVAPWPLRRAVPTIGFRPPA comes from the coding sequence ATGCCGGCCGACGAGAGAACGCACCGCCACGTCCCCTCCGGGGGACCGCACCAGCCCCAGGTCGACCCCCTCGCCGCCCTGCGCACCCCGCAGGACCCGCCCTGGGACGTGTATCTGACCGGCACCGTCTTCCTCGACGTCGTGTTCACGGGCCTCGACTCCGCGCCGGTGCGCGGAACCGAGTCCTGGGCGCGGGGGATGGGGTCGAGCCCGGGCGGCATCGCCAACATGGCGACCGCGCTGGCCCGCCTCGGTCTGCGCACCTCGCTGGCCGCGGCCTTCGGCGACGACCACTACGGCGACTACTGCTGGGACGCCCTCGCGCGGGGCGAGGGCGTCGACCTGAGCCCCTCGCGCACCGTGCCCGGCTGGCACTCGCCGGTGACGGTCTCGATGGCCTACGAGGGGGAACGCACGATGGTCTCCCACGGCCACGAGCCGCCCCCCGAGGAGCCGTCCCCCGAGTGCCCGCCCCGCGCGCGTGCCGCCGTCGCCTCCCTCACGCCCGGCGTCCGCGCCCCCTGGATCGCCCAGGCCGCCGCGCGCGGCACCCGGGTCTTCGCCGACGTCGGCTGGGACGACACCGGCGCCTGGAACCTGGCCGAGCTGCCCGACCTCGCGCACTGCGAGGCCTTCCTGCCGAACGCGGAGGAGGCCATGCGCTACACGGGCGCCGACTGCCCCCGCGCGGCCGCGCACGCCCTGACCGAGCACGTGCCGCTCGCCGTGGTCACCCTCGGCGCGGACGGCGCGTACGCGGTGGACCGGCGTACGGGGGAGAGCGCCGAGGTCCCGGCCATCGAGGTGGAGGCCCTGGACCCGACCGGCGCGGGGGACGTCTTCGTCGCCGGGTTCGTCACCGGGACGCTGGCCGGCTGGCCGCTGGCCGACCGGCTGGCCTTCGCCGGCCTCACCGCCGCCCTCTCCGTCCAGGAGTTCGGCGGCTCCCTGTCGGCGCCCGGCTGGTGCGAGATCGCGACCTGGTGGCGCAAGGTCCAGTCCGTCGAGGGCCAGGACCCGACGGCCCTGCGCCGCTACGCGTTCCTGGCCGACCTGGTCCCGGACGACCTGGTGGCACCCTGGCCCCTGCGCCGCGCCGTACCGACCATCGGCTTCCGCCCCCCGGCCTGA
- a CDS encoding MmcQ/YjbR family DNA-binding protein: MTPGELRGLCLSFNAAVEDFPFSPEISVFKVLGKMFALASLDGRPLTVNLKCDPDDAIRLRADHPGLIVPGWHMNKRHWNTVTVDGGLPDRLVRELVEDSYDLVVAGLPRADRLRLDRP; encoded by the coding sequence ATGACCCCCGGGGAGCTGCGCGGCCTCTGCCTGTCCTTCAACGCCGCGGTGGAGGACTTTCCCTTCAGCCCGGAGATCTCGGTCTTCAAGGTGCTGGGCAAGATGTTCGCGCTGGCCTCGCTGGACGGGCGCCCGCTCACGGTCAACCTCAAGTGCGACCCGGACGACGCGATCCGGCTGCGCGCCGACCACCCGGGGCTGATCGTCCCGGGCTGGCACATGAACAAGCGGCACTGGAACACGGTGACCGTGGACGGCGGGCTCCCGGACCGTCTCGTCCGGGAGCTGGTGGAGGACTCGTACGACCTGGTCGTCGCCGGCCTGCCGCGCGCCGACCGTCTCCGCCTCGACCGTCCCTGA
- a CDS encoding cytidine deaminase, translated as MTETPALDPEDRKIVTLARSARARNGVPEGAAVRDETGRTYVAGTVALDSLQLSALRTAVAMAVASGATSLEAAAVVTEAPSASDEDRAAVRDLGGPGTPVLVAAPDGTVRDTVSAG; from the coding sequence ATGACCGAGACTCCCGCCCTCGACCCCGAGGACCGCAAGATCGTCACCCTGGCCCGTTCCGCGCGGGCCCGCAACGGTGTGCCCGAGGGGGCCGCCGTACGCGACGAGACCGGCCGTACGTACGTCGCCGGTACCGTCGCGCTCGACTCCCTGCAGCTCAGCGCGTTGCGCACGGCGGTGGCGATGGCGGTGGCCTCCGGTGCGACGTCGCTGGAGGCGGCGGCCGTGGTGACCGAGGCGCCGTCGGCGTCGGACGAGGACCGGGCGGCGGTCCGGGACCTGGGCGGCCCCGGGACGCCGGTCCTGGTCGCCGCGCCGGACGGCACGGTCCGTGACACGGTGAGCGCGGGCTGA